Genomic DNA from Candidatus Limnocylindrales bacterium:
GTCGCGATGCTGATCTGCGAAGACATGCTGCATCCGAGCGCGGCGACGATTGCCGCGTGCGACGGCGCGACGCTTCTGATCGTTCCATCGGCGAGCCCGGCGCGGGGCGTTACCGGCGAAGGCGAAGCCGACGGCAATGCGCGTTCGTGGGAAGCCTACCTGCAGGTCATGGCACGTTCGTTCGGCGTCTGGATCGCCTACTGCAACCGCGTCGGCGTCGAAGACGGCGTATCGTTCTGGGGCGGCTCGGAGATCCTCTCGCCCGCCGGCGACCGCGTTGCCAAGGCTGCCTACTACGACGAAGACTTCGTCAGCGGCGTGGTTTCGGATGATGCGGTGCGCCGCCGGCGCATCGCCAATCCGCTCGTGCGCGACGAAGACCTCGATCTTACGATCAACGAGCTTTCGCGCATTCGCGGCCGCGCTGTCGAGAGCGCGGCGCAAGCCGCAAGCGGCGACAGCGACAAGCGAAAGGCCGCAAAGGGCAGCGACTTCGCCGACGGCGAGAAGCCTCCGCGGCGTTTTGACCGCAAGGAGCCGCGCCAGGATCGCGAGGATCGGCCGCGTCGCGACGACGGCGGCTTTGCGCCGCCGCGGCGCGCCCGCGACGACGACGATCGCCCGCGCTTTCAGAAACCGCGCTTCGACGAGCCGCGCGACCGTTTCGCGCCGCGCTTCGGCGGCGGTGCACGCGACGAAGGCGATCGCCCGCGCTTCCAGAGGCAGGACTCGGACGGTCCGCCGCGCGACCGCTTCGCGCCGCGTTTCGGCGGCGGTGCGCGCGACGAAGGCGATCGCCCGCGCTTTCAGAAGCCGGGATTTTCGAAACCGGGATTCGGCGGTGCGCGCCGCGACGATCGCGACGAAGGCGATCGCCCGCGTTTTCAGAAGCCGGGCTTTCAGAAGCCGGGATTTGCGGGTCCGCCGCGCGGCCGCTTCGGCGGCGGAGCACGCGATCGCGACGACGCTCCGCGTGGACGCTTCGGCGGTGGTGACCGGCCGGGCGACGACAAGCCGCGCGGTCGCGGCAGCTTCGGTGGCGCAGCCGGCTTCGGTCCGCCGCGCGGAGGCGAGGGCGGAGGATTCGCGGGCAAGGGACGCTTTGCGGCGTCCGCGCCGCGCGAACGCCAGCGCCCCGATCCGGCGCGCAAACCGTTTCACAAGGGCGCCAAGCCGCGCGGCCGCGGCCGAAGGGACGACTGATTGGCAACGACGAGGAAAAAACCCGCGGCGTCTTCCGTGAAGCCGCCGGCCGCGAAGAAGCGCGCGACGACGAAGAAGGCCGCGGCGACGAAGGCCGCGGCGAAGCTCGAGCCGGAAGCGGCCGCCGAGAAGCCCGTGCGCAAAGCGCGCGCGCGCAAGGCTGCGCCGGCCGAAGAGCGGAGCTCAGGCAGTTCGGCCGCCAGCGCGGCGAGCGATGCAGCCGTTCCTGCGGGCGATGCCGCTCAGCTTGCCGGTCCGCCGTTTCCCGAAACCGAATATTCCGTCGTCGAGAAGCTGCTCGTCGGCTTCGTCAAGCACGAGGTACGCAAGGTCGGCGTCGAGCGCGCCGTGCTCGGCCTTTCGGGCGGCGTCGACTCGGCGGTTTCGGCCGCGATCGCAGCGCGCGCGCTCGGCGCCGAGAATGTGCTCGGCGTCTTCATGCCGTATCGTTCGTCGGTTCCCGAAAGCGAAGCGGATGCGCTCGAAGTCGCCCGCTCGCTCGGCATCGAAACGCTGACGGTCGAGATCACGCCGCAGGTCGACGCGTACTTCGAGCGTTTTCCGGACGCCTCGCGCCTTCGTCGCGGCAACAAGATGGCCCGCGAGCGCATGACGATCCTGTACGACCACTCCGCGGCGCGCTCGGCGCTCGTGATCGGCACGTCGAACAAGACCGAGCTTCTGCTCGGCTACGGAACGCTCTACGGCGACATGGCCTCGGCGCTCAATCCGATCGGTGATCTCTACAAGACGCAGGTCTGGGGCATTGCGCGCCATCTCGCTCTTCCGGCGTCGGTCATCGACAAGGCGCCGACGGCGGACCTGTGGAGCGGGCAGACCGATGAGACCGAGCTCGGGTTTTCCTACCACCAGGTCGACCGGCTGCTCTATCGCATGATCGACGAACGTTCGGACACTGCCGAGCTCGTCGAGATGGGTTTCGGCGAAGCATTCGTCGAGCGCATCTCGCGGATGGTGCGCTCGTCGCAGTTCAAGCGCCGGCTTCCGATCATCGCGAAGCTTTCGGCGCGAAGCATCGACACCGATTTCCGGTATTCCCGCGACTGGGGACTGTAAGCCATGGCCGGTCGGCTCTACGTCGTTGCGACGCCGATCGGCAACATGGGAGATCTGTCGCCGCGCGCGGCCGAAGTGCTCGCGAAGGTCGACATGGTTGCCGCCGAGGACACGCGCGTGACCGGCAAGCTGCTCGCGCGCATCGATGCGAAGAACCGCATGGTGAGCTACCGCGAGCAGACCGAGCGCCGGCTGTCGGAAGATCTCGTCGAACGGATGCTCGCCGGCGAGAGCGTCGCGCTGGTGTCGGATGCGGGCACTCCGACGATCTCCGATCCGGGCTAC
This window encodes:
- a CDS encoding nitrilase-related carbon-nitrogen hydrolase, which codes for MSETNDSTRRPAKGPRIGLAQIAPALGDTEANLERHRAAVEKAVAAGCDVLVFPELGLAGYRLKDSVPDVAVQQGGETWKQLEELSTGITLFVGLVEESADHLFFNSVACFEGGRTLAVHRKTYLPTYGMFDEQRYFARGRSIAAFDTKHGRVAMLICEDMLHPSAATIAACDGATLLIVPSASPARGVTGEGEADGNARSWEAYLQVMARSFGVWIAYCNRVGVEDGVSFWGGSEILSPAGDRVAKAAYYDEDFVSGVVSDDAVRRRRIANPLVRDEDLDLTINELSRIRGRAVESAAQAASGDSDKRKAAKGSDFADGEKPPRRFDRKEPRQDREDRPRRDDGGFAPPRRARDDDDRPRFQKPRFDEPRDRFAPRFGGGARDEGDRPRFQRQDSDGPPRDRFAPRFGGGARDEGDRPRFQKPGFSKPGFGGARRDDRDEGDRPRFQKPGFQKPGFAGPPRGRFGGGARDRDDAPRGRFGGGDRPGDDKPRGRGSFGGAAGFGPPRGGEGGGFAGKGRFAASAPRERQRPDPARKPFHKGAKPRGRGRRDD
- a CDS encoding NAD+ synthase; the protein is MKPPAAKKRATTKKAAATKAAAKLEPEAAAEKPVRKARARKAAPAEERSSGSSAASAASDAAVPAGDAAQLAGPPFPETEYSVVEKLLVGFVKHEVRKVGVERAVLGLSGGVDSAVSAAIAARALGAENVLGVFMPYRSSVPESEADALEVARSLGIETLTVEITPQVDAYFERFPDASRLRRGNKMARERMTILYDHSAARSALVIGTSNKTELLLGYGTLYGDMASALNPIGDLYKTQVWGIARHLALPASVIDKAPTADLWSGQTDETELGFSYHQVDRLLYRMIDERSDTAELVEMGFGEAFVERISRMVRSSQFKRRLPIIAKLSARSIDTDFRYSRDWGL